The following proteins come from a genomic window of Lolium rigidum isolate FL_2022 chromosome 5, APGP_CSIRO_Lrig_0.1, whole genome shotgun sequence:
- the LOC124658354 gene encoding patatin-like protein 2 — protein MTSTSSAEGARQSPSDKEKLVTVLSIDGGGIRGIIPATILAFLEEELKKLDGLDARIADYFDVVAGTSTGGLLTVMLTAPDKNGRPLFDANDLAKFYIDESPKIFPQKNSIFSKISTALRMVSRPKYNGKYLHSLLRRYLGETRLDRTLTNVVIPTFDIAYLQPTIFSSFQLKHHPANNALLSDIAIGTSAAPTFFPPHYFETKDDKGDPRSFNLIDGGLAANNPTLCAMSQVSQDIILGDGELFTQNPVNYGKFMVVSIGCGLNPKEKYSAKDAAKWGILNWIVKDGTAPIVDMFNAASADMVDIHLSVLFGALRSSHRYLRIQYDQLSGSAGSIDDCSKENMDRLVEIGNELLRKNVSRVDLETGRNVEMPGEGTNSEQLSKFARQLSAERSRRKSMLQIN, from the exons ATGACAAGTACCAGTTCGGCCGAAGGTGCACGCCAGAgtccctctgacaaggagaagctgGTCACGGTCCTAAGCATCGATGGCGGCGGTATCAGAGGGATCATCCCGGCCACCATCCTTGCCTTCCTAGAAGAGGAGCTCAAA AAACTGGACGGTCTGGATGCTAGGATTGCAGACTATTTCGACGTTGTCGCTGGCACGAGCACCGGTGGCCTCCTGACGGTGATGCTCACAGCTCCAGACAAGAATGGACGGCCACTGTTCGACGCCAATGATTTGGCCAAGTTCTACATTGATGAGTCGCCCAAAATATTCCCACAGAA gaactcgatcttttccaagATCAGCACAGCTCTGAGGATGGTTAGCAGGCCCAAATACAACGGCAAGTACCTCCATTCGCTGCTTCGTCGGTACCTTGGTGAAACTAGGTTGGACAGGACGCTAACGAATGTAGTTATCCCTACTTTCGATATTGCATACTTGCAACCCACAATTTTCTCGAGCTTTCAG TTGAAGCACCATCCTGCAAACAACGCTCTCTTGTCGGACATCGCGATCGGCACTTCCGCGGCACCAACGTTCTTCCCGCCACACTACTTTGAGACCAAAGACGACAAAGGTGACCCGAGGTCCTTCAACCTCATCGATGGCGGCCTCGCCGCCAACAACCCT ACGCTCTGCGCCATGAGCCAAGTGTCCCAGGACATCATATTGGGGGACGGCGAGCTCTTTACGCAGAACCCGGTGAACTATGGGAAGTTCATGGTCGTCTCCATCGGCTGTGGGTTGAACCCAAAAGAGAAGTACAGCGCCAAGGATGCTGCCAAGTGGGGTATCTTGAACTGGATCGTCAAGGATGGCACCGCCCCCATCGTGGACATGTTCAACGCAGCTAGTGCCGACATGGTGGACATCCACCTCTCTGTCCTCTTCGGCGCCCTGCGCTCCTCCCACCGCTACCTGCGCATCCAG TATGATCAGTTGAGCGGAAGTGCGGGCTCGATCGACGACTGCTCTAAAGAAAACATGGATAGGCTGGTGGAGATCGGGAATGAGCTTCTCAGGAAGAATGTATCCCGAGTGGACCTGGAGACCGGCCGGAACGTGGAGATGCCCGGCGAGGGCACCAACTCGGAGCAGCTCTCCAAGTTCGCAAGGCAGCTCTCCGCTGAGCGAAGCCGGCGCAAGAGCATGCTTCAGATTAACTAG